One segment of Triticum aestivum cultivar Chinese Spring chromosome 2A, IWGSC CS RefSeq v2.1, whole genome shotgun sequence DNA contains the following:
- the LOC123184155 gene encoding tau-cadinol synthase-like, which translates to MASGNAATPAFSYEPSPWIDFFAGYEPPPLQIDTAMRQILKSEFSKYNLYEVALRFRLLREHGHWVSPDVFNRFKSEDGSFIYDITNEPRTLLCLYNASHLLVHGELALEETIAFARHHLESCSGSFKTPLAQQVQRALHIPMPRTNKRVEMLHYILEYEQEEHNPILLELAKLDFNIQQNVHSKELKAITRWDKSAAFVLPEYLKKFYTEMLRTFENIEAEMPANTNYDIAHLKKAVQNNVTGYLEEAKWSHRNHKPSFVDQVKLTSLNIGVPTICVSMMAGMSDAMMKPALKWAASVPDVVISVGKISRFMNDIGAFERRKCKGDLASTVECYINEYNVTSEVAITKIVALIEQEWKTLNQARFENHLLPALQQFISLAISTTFFYGNRNDVYTHSAHMQWTIERLFLKNM; encoded by the exons ATGGCGTCCGGCAATGCTGCTACTCCTGCGTTCAGCTACGAGCCCTCACCATGGATCGACTTCTTTGCTGGATATGAGCCACCGCCGCTACAG ATTGACACCGCTATGAGGCAAATCCTGAAGAGTGAATTTAGTAAGTACAACCTCTATGAAGTGGCCCTTCGGTTTCGCCTGCTGAGGGAACATGGACACTGGGTATCTCCAG ATGTTTTCAATCGATTCAAAAGTGAAGATGGAAGCTTCATCTATGATATAACAAATGAGCCCAGGACACTATTGTGTCTATACAATGCATCTCATCTTCTAGTTCATGGTGAGCTGGCACTCGAAGAAACCATAGCTTTTGCAAGGCATCATCTTGAATCATGTAGTGGTAGTTTCAAGACCCCCCTAGCTCAACAAGTCCAACGTGCCCTTCACATACCAATGCCAAGGACAAATAAGAGGGTAGAAATGCTACATTATATCCTAGAGTACGAACAAGAGGAGCATAACCCAATCCTACTGGAGCTTGCCAAATTGGATTTCAACATTCAGCAAAATGTCCACTCGAAGGAGCTGAAAGCTATTACCAG ATGGGATAAGAGCGCCGCTTTTGTTCTACCGGAGTACTTGAAGAAGTTCTATACGGAGATGCTGAGGACATTTGAGAATATTGAGGCTGAAATGCCAGCCAATACGAACTACGATATAGCACACCTGAAAAAAGCG GTCCAAAATAACGTGACTGGTTACCTGGAAGAAGCGAAATGGTCACACAGGAACCACAAGCCAAGCTTTGTAGATCAGGTCAAGTTGACTAGCCTGAACATTGGCGTGCCAACAATATGTGTGAGTATGATGGCTGGAATGAGTGATGCAATGATGAAGCCAGCACTCAAATGGGCTGCTAGTGTTCCAGATGTCGTCATATCAGTCGGGAAGATTTCCCGTTTCATGAATGATATCGGTGCATTTGAG CGTCGAAAATGCAAGGGGGATCTGGCAAGCACCGTAGAGTGTTACATCAATGAGTACAACGTGACAAGTGAAGTGGCCATTACCAAAATTGTTGCCCTGATAGAACAAGAATGGAAGACCCTGAACCAAGCTCGCTTTGAAAATCATCTTCTCCCTGCATTGCAGCAGTTCATTAGCTTAGCGATTAGCACAACATTTTTCTATGGTAACAGAAATGATGTATACACGCACAGCGCACATATGCAGTGGACTATTGAGAGGCTCTTCCTGAAGAATATGTAG